One Armatimonadota bacterium genomic window carries:
- a CDS encoding DUF4982 domain-containing protein, with product MVSIALLLAGVAGQTDLPAYQSINFDDNWRFALGNAADPVKDFGFGKTGMGYLAKAGSGEGPVNAGFGDSKWRLIDLPHDWAIELPFDQNAEGGHGYKAIGRDYPQNSIGWYRKTFEVPADLLGKRVSLHFDGIYRDARVWCNGTFIKRNESGYIGFDCDLTNMLRYGGKNVVTVRVDASEFEGWFYEGAGIYRHTYLNINDTASLVKDGQFLIPSVRDKNGIVDSKLEVRNIGDKSRRLRTVLSVDDPEGKRLANITTEFDIKAGETRLLNPEIALRAPKLWSIEEPNLYVGRVELFDGDKKIDEYQSKIGFRTVVWDANKGLTINGKYVKIQGTCNHQDAAGVGIALPDRLSYWRIEQLKKMGCNAYRTSHNPPTPELLDACDKLGMIVLDETRAFGDSEEARSQLTRMIRRDRNHPSVIFWSIGNEEFALNGTDEGERMAKDTTKLCHELDPTRPTTYAGNNGAEYHGINAGVDIRGFNYGLPQADRYHAEHPTQPVHGSETASTTTTRGTYIDDYKNGRVSAYDGRKVGWGSGAEEWWSWAAQREWFMGGFVWTGFDYRGEPTPTGWPTINSHFGIMDTCGFPKDIYYYYQSWWTNQPVLHILPHWNWPGDEGKEKNVWVFSNADEVELFLNGKSMGRQKMPYTSHLEWKVTYQPGKLEAVAYRKGKEAEHEVVETTGDTDSIKISADRTAIAGDGKDLSVVDLYGLDAKGHVVPTADDKLEFSVEGPGKIIGVGNGNPTCLEPDVYTPTTYSEDLSTGWRYSKVTGSPEGRADVAPGFDDSKWELIDTWENQHMAPNSLAIVRKSFEVSDPAKWKYIDIGAIDDEGWIYINGKLVKTTNVWNETYQLQTEGLLKPGTNHIAIVIKNNGGDGGFSKGVSLSGVTMPASWSRSLFNGCAQVIVQSTGKGAIILHVNWKGKTYNQTIQAN from the coding sequence GTGGTCTCCATAGCCCTCCTTCTCGCCGGTGTCGCCGGTCAAACTGACCTTCCTGCATACCAATCGATCAACTTTGACGACAACTGGCGGTTTGCCCTTGGCAACGCCGCCGACCCGGTCAAGGATTTTGGCTTTGGAAAAACAGGGATGGGCTACCTGGCCAAAGCGGGCTCGGGCGAGGGACCGGTCAACGCTGGGTTTGGCGACAGCAAGTGGCGGCTCATCGACTTGCCCCACGACTGGGCGATCGAACTTCCGTTCGACCAAAACGCCGAGGGTGGCCACGGCTACAAGGCGATTGGGCGCGACTACCCGCAGAACTCGATCGGGTGGTATCGCAAGACATTCGAGGTACCGGCCGACCTACTGGGCAAGCGCGTTTCGCTTCACTTCGACGGCATTTACCGAGATGCCCGCGTCTGGTGCAATGGCACGTTCATCAAGCGCAACGAGTCGGGATACATCGGCTTTGACTGCGACCTGACCAACATGCTTCGCTACGGTGGGAAGAACGTCGTCACTGTGCGCGTTGATGCGAGCGAATTTGAGGGCTGGTTCTACGAGGGAGCCGGCATCTATCGCCATACCTACTTGAATATCAACGATACGGCAAGCTTGGTGAAGGACGGCCAATTCCTGATTCCATCGGTGCGGGACAAGAATGGAATCGTCGATTCCAAGCTAGAAGTGCGCAACATCGGCGACAAATCGCGACGACTGCGAACAGTGCTCTCCGTCGATGACCCAGAAGGGAAGCGGCTGGCCAACATCACGACGGAATTCGACATTAAAGCAGGCGAAACGAGGCTCCTAAACCCGGAGATTGCGTTACGTGCGCCCAAGCTATGGTCAATCGAAGAGCCAAATCTGTACGTCGGTCGCGTCGAGCTTTTCGATGGCGACAAGAAGATCGATGAGTATCAGAGCAAAATCGGATTCCGGACGGTGGTTTGGGACGCCAACAAGGGCCTGACGATCAACGGAAAGTACGTCAAGATCCAGGGCACCTGCAATCACCAAGACGCGGCCGGGGTCGGCATTGCCCTACCGGATCGCCTGAGCTATTGGCGCATCGAGCAACTGAAGAAGATGGGTTGCAATGCATACCGAACCAGCCATAATCCACCGACACCGGAACTACTCGACGCCTGCGACAAACTAGGAATGATCGTCCTCGACGAGACCCGTGCGTTCGGTGACTCTGAGGAAGCAAGGAGTCAGCTCACTCGGATGATCCGACGAGACCGCAACCACCCTTCGGTCATCTTCTGGTCCATTGGCAACGAAGAGTTTGCCTTGAACGGAACCGATGAGGGCGAGCGCATGGCCAAGGACACGACCAAGCTTTGCCACGAACTCGACCCGACACGCCCCACGACCTATGCGGGCAACAACGGAGCCGAATATCACGGCATCAACGCCGGAGTCGACATCCGCGGATTCAATTACGGCCTGCCGCAGGCGGATCGCTACCACGCCGAGCACCCGACTCAACCGGTCCACGGAAGCGAAACGGCCAGCACGACCACCACGCGCGGAACCTATATCGACGACTACAAGAACGGGCGAGTGAGCGCCTACGACGGCCGCAAGGTCGGTTGGGGCTCTGGTGCCGAAGAGTGGTGGTCTTGGGCCGCTCAGCGCGAGTGGTTCATGGGTGGTTTCGTTTGGACCGGCTTTGACTATCGCGGCGAACCGACGCCGACCGGCTGGCCGACGATCAACAGTCACTTCGGCATCATGGACACCTGCGGCTTCCCGAAGGATATCTACTACTACTATCAGTCGTGGTGGACCAACCAGCCCGTGCTCCACATCCTTCCGCACTGGAATTGGCCGGGCGATGAGGGTAAGGAAAAGAACGTTTGGGTGTTCTCAAACGCGGATGAGGTGGAACTGTTCCTAAATGGCAAGTCGATGGGACGGCAGAAGATGCCCTACACCAGCCACTTGGAGTGGAAGGTGACCTATCAGCCCGGAAAGCTGGAGGCGGTGGCGTACCGCAAAGGGAAGGAAGCCGAGCACGAGGTTGTGGAAACGACCGGTGACACGGACTCGATCAAGATTTCCGCCGACCGCACGGCCATCGCGGGCGACGGGAAGGATCTCTCGGTTGTCGATCTGTACGGGCTCGATGCGAAGGGGCATGTAGTCCCAACCGCTGATGACAAGCTGGAGTTCTCAGTCGAAGGTCCAGGCAAGATCATTGGCGTCGGAAACGGAAATCCGACGTGCCTGGAGCCCGACGTCTACACGCCGACGACCTACAGCGAAGACCTCTCGACCGGTTGGCGATACTCGAAAGTGACCGGCTCGCCTGAAGGAAGAGCCGACGTGGCTCCGGGCTTCGACGACTCCAAGTGGGAGTTGATCGATACGTGGGAGAACCAGCACATGGCCCCGAACTCTCTGGCCATCGTCCGCAAGTCGTTTGAGGTCTCCGATCCGGCCAAGTGGAAGTACATCGACATCGGCGCGATCGACGACGAAGGGTGGATCTACATCAACGGCAAGCTGGTGAAGACTACGAACGTTTGGAACGAAACGTACCAGTTGCAGACCGAAGGTCTCCTGAAGCCAGGTACCAACCATATTGCCATCGTCATCAAAAACAATGGCGGTGACGGCGGCTTTAGCAAGGGAGTCTCGCTCAGCGGAGTCACGATGCCGGCGTCTTGGAGCCGAAGCTTGTTCAACGGTTGCGCGCAGGTGATCGTCCAGTCGACGGGCAAGGGAGCGATCATCTTGCATGTAAATTGGAAAGGAAAGACCTACAATCAGACGATCCAAGCCAACTAG
- a CDS encoding sensor histidine kinase KdpD: MPGKLKIFLGYAPGVGKAKVMVEEARRRKARGEDCIVAILSEEDRLIVNADLNSGLDYVQPLSFEYGGKTRSEINIPAILQRHPNTVLIDNLGHANVPGSAHAYRWQDAEEILHSGINVIATMNVESLESLNDDIFEITGKEVKDVVPDRMFHQADEVELVDLTPQALRNRVKRGEIVPTEQIDKALLGYFSEAVLNALREMAMREVARRVDEDLIAWRRQQRIARPWQTSDKILICISPTQSSLRVIRRGWRIGRKMQGEVRAVYVEEPKLPETSKKILEDDFKLCERLGIPTEILQGEPADAIIKYVQENNVSQIILGHSERTKIQEFLKGSLMLEIAKQLKTVDILVVAIDQRM, from the coding sequence ATGCCCGGCAAACTTAAGATTTTCCTTGGTTACGCGCCTGGCGTTGGCAAAGCCAAGGTCATGGTCGAAGAGGCCAGACGCCGGAAGGCGCGAGGTGAGGACTGTATCGTCGCCATCCTCTCCGAAGAAGACCGTTTAATCGTCAATGCGGACCTTAATTCCGGCTTGGATTACGTTCAGCCACTCTCGTTCGAATACGGTGGCAAGACGCGAAGCGAAATCAATATTCCAGCGATTCTTCAGCGGCATCCGAACACGGTCCTGATCGACAACCTTGGTCACGCAAACGTGCCCGGCTCGGCCCACGCCTATCGCTGGCAGGACGCCGAAGAGATTCTCCACAGCGGCATCAACGTCATCGCCACCATGAACGTTGAGAGCCTGGAGAGCCTCAACGATGACATTTTTGAAATCACCGGGAAGGAAGTCAAGGACGTTGTTCCCGATCGCATGTTCCACCAAGCCGACGAAGTCGAATTGGTGGACCTCACGCCGCAGGCTCTACGCAATCGGGTCAAGCGCGGCGAAATCGTGCCAACTGAGCAGATCGACAAGGCCCTATTGGGATACTTCAGCGAAGCCGTTCTCAATGCCCTCCGCGAAATGGCCATGCGCGAGGTTGCTCGCCGGGTGGACGAAGATTTGATCGCCTGGCGGCGACAACAGCGCATTGCGCGACCGTGGCAAACCAGCGACAAGATTCTCATCTGCATTTCTCCCACCCAGTCGTCCCTGCGCGTTATTCGCCGCGGCTGGCGGATCGGCCGCAAAATGCAGGGCGAAGTCCGTGCCGTCTACGTCGAAGAGCCAAAACTGCCGGAGACCTCAAAGAAAATCCTCGAAGACGATTTCAAACTGTGCGAGCGGCTCGGCATTCCGACCGAAATCTTGCAAGGCGAACCAGCCGACGCCATCATCAAGTACGTCCAAGAGAACAACGTCTCGCAGATCATCCTTGGTCATAGCGAGCGAACCAAGATTCAGGAGTTCCTGAAGGGCTCACTGATGCTCGAAATCGCGAAACAGCTCAAGACCGTCGACATTCTCGTCGTCGCGATCGACCAGCGGATGTAG
- a CDS encoding response regulator, with protein MSSKILVVDDEACILKMMELVLANAGYSVETADNPREALGIYGNGANYDLVITDYKMPEMTGIELEAEILRRDPSAKVLIVSGYGGIETALEAINKGATDFLRKPFTPDALRNAVRSALERDRKLSPVTTVCREFSRQSVNGTSFELKEKEVDEQFGDLTCKFEVSTPGGMKTLTVVMPAYIQELIRAYIDSEDVPCGGRFFEAICEETVANELKTSGGVPRTSKIVIDNLTKDIQKWIDSMVSVAVAQ; from the coding sequence TTGAGCTCCAAGATTCTCGTCGTTGACGACGAAGCCTGTATTCTGAAAATGATGGAATTGGTGCTTGCAAACGCAGGCTATTCCGTCGAAACCGCGGATAATCCCCGCGAAGCTCTCGGTATTTACGGCAACGGCGCCAACTACGACCTAGTCATCACCGATTACAAGATGCCTGAAATGACCGGCATCGAGTTAGAGGCTGAGATTCTGCGCCGAGATCCTTCGGCCAAGGTCCTGATCGTTTCCGGCTACGGCGGCATCGAAACCGCCCTGGAAGCCATCAATAAGGGCGCAACCGACTTTCTGCGCAAGCCTTTCACTCCCGACGCCCTGCGCAATGCTGTCCGATCCGCCTTGGAGCGCGACCGCAAGCTTTCACCGGTTACCACTGTGTGCCGGGAATTCAGCCGTCAAAGTGTGAACGGGACCTCCTTCGAGCTCAAGGAGAAAGAGGTTGATGAGCAGTTTGGCGACCTCACCTGCAAGTTCGAAGTCTCCACCCCCGGCGGTATGAAGACCCTCACCGTGGTCATGCCCGCCTACATTCAAGAATTGATTCGTGCCTACATCGACAGCGAGGACGTGCCCTGTGGCGGGCGCTTCTTCGAGGCGATCTGTGAGGAAACCGTGGCTAATGAATTGAAGACTAGTGGCGGGGTTCCGCGAACCTCCAAGATCGTGATCGACAACTTGACGAAGGACATCCAGAAATGGATCGACTCGATGGTCAGCGTGGCGGTCGCGCAGTAA
- a CDS encoding redoxin domain-containing protein has product MKVIRILVLCSTSALALCGLAMVYMASVRGTYVPGVNLIQTRHAVTPEMAEQVKKLDRKIGKFFQLPDTSGKPVAIGGQGPKPQFIYFVKKGCPCSYDAEPIFHKLYDQFAGKIDFISVTDADMASAKQWAKDLEVPYPVVADPKIDVMEAYEAPAATYISLLDQNGLIVKRWAGYSQDYLKEMNEDMSKLIGEPARPFDAQYAPKIKTTGCAFDNYQETKQ; this is encoded by the coding sequence GTGAAAGTGATTCGAATTCTCGTCCTGTGCTCCACATCTGCGTTGGCGTTGTGTGGGCTCGCCATGGTTTACATGGCGTCAGTCAGGGGAACGTATGTCCCAGGGGTCAACCTCATTCAGACCCGGCATGCGGTCACCCCCGAAATGGCTGAGCAGGTCAAGAAGCTGGATCGCAAGATCGGCAAGTTCTTTCAACTGCCCGATACTTCGGGCAAGCCGGTCGCCATCGGCGGCCAAGGGCCGAAGCCGCAGTTCATCTACTTCGTGAAGAAGGGATGCCCATGTAGCTACGATGCCGAACCGATTTTCCACAAACTGTACGACCAGTTTGCGGGCAAAATCGACTTCATTTCGGTGACCGATGCCGACATGGCCTCGGCTAAGCAGTGGGCGAAGGACCTTGAGGTTCCGTATCCGGTGGTGGCCGACCCGAAGATCGATGTAATGGAAGCCTACGAGGCTCCGGCGGCGACGTACATCTCTCTGCTCGACCAGAACGGCCTCATCGTGAAGCGATGGGCCGGGTATTCGCAGGACTACCTGAAGGAAATGAATGAGGACATGTCGAAGCTGATCGGCGAGCCCGCTCGACCGTTCGACGCGCAGTATGCCCCCAAGATCAAGACAACGGGCTGTGCGTTCGATAACTACCAGGAAACCAAGCAGTAA
- the argC gene encoding N-acetyl-gamma-glutamyl-phosphate reductase: MISVGILGGTGFGAGELLRLLANHPVAKVVAATSRSSAGSGYDSVHPHLTSIYDAAFVASLEDAGFGDQANQCVFSALPHGESGKAVEEVLAKFPEAKVIDLSGDLRLRDLDQHREHYGHSPDLEAIRREAVYGLAEVNSEAVVGARVVANPGCLATASALALLPFENRDLKSVHQHLATGSSGSGKDPKASTHHPVRHANFLAYKALEHQHVPEVVQVLQDHHVKVDNLPFVAHSLPISRGILATTFVELNAPSTQENIEYLFAEYYVGKPFIRLRGAKAAEIENVVGSNFCDISIKVKGNQVVIHTAIDNLVKGMAGQAIHNMNLMFGLPETTGLWFGGWRPV; the protein is encoded by the coding sequence ATGATCAGCGTCGGCATTCTGGGCGGAACGGGATTTGGCGCGGGTGAGCTTCTGCGTCTTTTGGCCAACCACCCAGTAGCAAAGGTGGTGGCGGCGACGTCGCGATCTAGCGCCGGATCGGGCTACGATTCGGTTCATCCGCATCTGACGAGCATTTACGACGCGGCGTTTGTGGCCAGCTTGGAGGACGCCGGATTTGGCGATCAGGCGAACCAATGCGTTTTTTCGGCCCTGCCGCACGGCGAGAGCGGGAAGGCGGTCGAAGAGGTTTTGGCTAAGTTCCCCGAGGCGAAGGTCATCGACCTTAGCGGCGATCTGCGGCTTCGCGATCTGGACCAGCATCGCGAGCACTACGGGCATTCGCCAGACCTTGAAGCGATTCGTCGGGAGGCGGTTTATGGTCTTGCGGAGGTGAATTCGGAAGCCGTTGTTGGGGCACGAGTGGTCGCCAATCCCGGATGCTTGGCGACGGCTTCGGCTCTGGCTCTGTTACCGTTCGAGAACCGCGACCTGAAGTCGGTTCACCAGCATTTGGCGACGGGATCGTCGGGTTCGGGTAAGGATCCGAAGGCTTCGACGCATCACCCGGTCCGCCACGCGAATTTCCTTGCTTATAAGGCGTTGGAGCATCAGCACGTGCCGGAAGTGGTTCAGGTGCTTCAGGATCACCACGTAAAGGTCGATAACTTGCCGTTCGTCGCGCATAGCTTGCCGATCAGCCGGGGAATCTTAGCCACGACTTTTGTCGAACTGAATGCTCCGAGCACACAGGAGAACATTGAGTACCTGTTTGCCGAGTACTATGTCGGCAAACCATTCATCCGACTGCGTGGGGCGAAGGCAGCAGAGATCGAAAACGTGGTAGGGTCCAACTTCTGCGATATTTCGATCAAGGTGAAAGGGAACCAGGTGGTGATTCACACCGCCATCGACAACCTGGTGAAGGGAATGGCGGGGCAAGCAATCCACAATATGAACCTGATGTTTGGACTGCCGGAGACGACCGGCCTGTGGTTTGGAGGATGGAGACCGGTATGA
- a CDS encoding aminotransferase class III-fold pyridoxal phosphate-dependent enzyme → METGMSRHLIKTFDPLPFPIERGEGAYVYDDQGNRYLDLYGGHAVSLMGHNPKAIVEAITAQANKLFFYSNAADTSIRDQAADALAEIVHPTLGNFFFCNSGAEANENALKLAIRLTGRAKLAAYSGSFHGRSLLCTSVSDNPKTNDELGEWTGGRVTFLEPNDEAGLELLSEEFAAVILEPIQSMAGMTQFTHEYLCKLRELCSRFGIVLIFDEVQTGFGRTGQNFVSGFSGVEPDMMTSAKGIASGYPVGLLAVHDSLVSRVKMGDLGSTYGGGPVAMAAVKATAEMLKDGRMVERVRQLGSEFESLIQVNGVEEVRGQGCLIGLKTVLPAKQLRDKLLEHRIITGTSKDPYVLRLLPPIVLEDEHIAAFRVALGACLL, encoded by the coding sequence ATGGAGACCGGTATGAGCCGCCACTTGATCAAGACCTTTGATCCGTTGCCGTTTCCGATCGAGCGGGGCGAAGGCGCCTATGTTTACGACGACCAAGGCAACCGGTATCTCGACTTGTACGGCGGGCATGCGGTTTCGTTGATGGGGCACAACCCGAAAGCGATCGTCGAGGCGATCACGGCGCAAGCCAACAAGCTGTTCTTCTACTCGAATGCGGCGGACACGTCGATTCGCGACCAGGCGGCGGACGCCTTGGCGGAGATCGTTCATCCGACGCTTGGCAACTTCTTCTTCTGCAACTCGGGAGCCGAGGCGAACGAGAATGCGCTGAAGCTGGCAATCCGGTTGACGGGGCGCGCTAAGTTGGCGGCCTATAGCGGGTCGTTCCACGGCCGGTCGCTTTTGTGCACCTCGGTTTCGGACAACCCGAAGACCAACGACGAGTTAGGCGAGTGGACAGGGGGGCGCGTGACGTTCTTGGAGCCGAACGACGAGGCGGGCCTTGAGCTTTTGAGCGAGGAGTTTGCGGCGGTGATTCTGGAGCCGATCCAGAGCATGGCTGGCATGACGCAGTTCACGCACGAATACCTTTGCAAACTGCGCGAGCTTTGTTCGCGGTTTGGCATTGTGCTGATCTTCGACGAGGTGCAGACCGGGTTTGGCCGCACGGGACAGAATTTTGTATCGGGTTTCTCCGGCGTCGAGCCGGACATGATGACGAGCGCAAAGGGCATTGCCAGCGGGTATCCGGTCGGATTGCTTGCCGTGCACGACAGCCTCGTCAGCCGCGTCAAAATGGGTGACCTGGGCTCCACTTATGGTGGAGGGCCGGTCGCAATGGCGGCGGTAAAGGCCACAGCCGAAATGCTGAAAGATGGCCGCATGGTGGAGCGAGTCCGCCAACTTGGCTCTGAATTTGAGAGCCTGATTCAAGTAAACGGGGTCGAGGAGGTGCGTGGGCAGGGGTGCCTGATTGGTCTCAAGACGGTCTTACCCGCCAAACAACTCCGCGACAAACTATTGGAGCATCGGATCATTACTGGAACCAGCAAAGATCCGTATGTGCTGAGGCTCTTGCCTCCGATCGTTTTGGAAGACGAGCACATCGCCGCCTTCCGAGTCGCCCTTGGCGCTTGTTTGCTATGA